One window from the genome of Methylomarinovum caldicuralii encodes:
- the greA gene encoding transcription elongation factor GreA has product MNKVPLTVRGAEKLKQELHELKTVKRPQVIAAIAEARAHGDLKENAEYHAAREQQSFIEGRIREIEAKLANAQIIDVTQINADGKVVFGATVELEDLETGDTVTYQIVGDDEADIQAGLISISSPIARALIGKEVEDVVEVKTPKGIREYEVLAIRYE; this is encoded by the coding sequence ATGAACAAAGTGCCCTTGACCGTCCGCGGAGCGGAGAAGCTCAAACAGGAGCTTCACGAGCTCAAGACCGTCAAGCGCCCGCAGGTGATCGCGGCGATCGCCGAAGCGCGGGCCCATGGCGACCTGAAGGAAAACGCCGAATACCACGCCGCCCGCGAGCAGCAGAGCTTCATCGAGGGGCGGATCCGCGAGATCGAGGCCAAGCTCGCCAACGCCCAGATCATCGACGTGACCCAGATCAATGCCGACGGCAAGGTGGTGTTCGGCGCCACCGTCGAGCTGGAGGATCTGGAGACCGGCGATACCGTCACCTACCAGATCGTCGGCGACGACGAGGCCGACATCCAAGCGGGGCTGATCTCCATCTCCTCGCCCATCGCCCGCGCCCTGATCGGCAAGGAAGTCGAGGATGTGGTGGAAGTCAAGACTCCCAAAGGCATCCGCGAGTACGAAGTCCTCGCCATCCGCTACGAATGA